In Lacibacter sp. H375, one DNA window encodes the following:
- a CDS encoding murein L,D-transpeptidase catalytic domain-containing protein: protein MKKTIILLFCILLIIIITIYLFNTVYNKSSPATTNKELKKESPENITGKALHAKAVAARQFVKTSNYNQRICFLIDMKIRSGAKRFFVYDLKNNSVLQSGVVTHGRCNERWLIGRKYGNEPGCGCTSLGKYKIGNAYMGRFGLAYKLHGLDSTNNNAFKRFVVLHAHDCVPENEVWSDICQSDGCPTVSPGFLDDLKAMINESKKPILLWIYESK, encoded by the coding sequence ATGAAGAAAACCATCATCCTGCTTTTTTGCATTCTGCTTATTATCATAATCACTATTTATCTATTCAATACCGTTTATAATAAGTCATCGCCTGCCACCACCAACAAAGAATTAAAGAAAGAAAGTCCCGAAAACATTACTGGAAAAGCTTTGCATGCAAAAGCTGTTGCAGCCAGGCAATTTGTAAAAACAAGTAATTACAATCAGCGTATTTGTTTTCTTATCGACATGAAAATCAGATCAGGGGCAAAACGTTTTTTTGTTTATGATCTGAAAAACAATTCAGTTCTCCAATCAGGCGTTGTAACACATGGCCGTTGCAATGAGCGTTGGCTCATCGGTCGTAAATATGGTAATGAACCGGGCTGTGGATGCACCTCGCTGGGAAAGTATAAGATCGGTAATGCATACATGGGTCGGTTTGGACTTGCCTACAAACTCCATGGCCTCGATTCAACAAATAACAATGCATTTAAACGTTTTGTGGTACTGCATGCACATGATTGTGTTCCAGAAAATGAAGTATGGTCGGATATTTGCCAGAGTGATGGTTGTCCCACTGTTTCACCGGGTTTTCTTGACGACCTAAAAGCAATGATCAATGAATCAAAGAAACCGATACTATTATGGATCTATGAATCAAAATAA
- a CDS encoding M23 family metallopeptidase yields the protein MSSCAVSKQPEAVRFRALQKGRIADDSSYVYSLPYETGKKHLIVQGYFSRFTHRNRAAIDFKMKRGTPIYAARGGVVTRVKEDGNKGGLDRNLRQYGNSIVINHNDNTRAGYWHLQYNGVVVNVGDTVKQGQLIGYSGKTGYSAFPHLHFIVWRSEAGNWRQIGTRFHTKNGVKYLRPFRSYRRPIEQN from the coding sequence ATGAGCAGCTGTGCGGTAAGCAAACAACCGGAAGCTGTTCGTTTCCGTGCATTGCAGAAAGGAAGGATTGCAGACGACAGTAGCTACGTGTATTCATTGCCTTATGAAACAGGCAAAAAACATTTGATCGTTCAGGGATATTTCAGCAGGTTCACACATCGCAACCGGGCCGCTATTGATTTTAAAATGAAACGGGGTACGCCAATTTATGCCGCAAGGGGTGGAGTGGTAACAAGAGTAAAAGAAGATGGCAATAAGGGTGGGCTCGACAGAAATCTTCGTCAATACGGAAACTCTATTGTCATCAATCACAACGATAATACACGTGCCGGCTACTGGCATTTGCAATACAATGGCGTTGTGGTAAACGTTGGTGATACTGTGAAACAAGGTCAATTGATTGGCTATAGCGGCAAAACAGGTTACAGTGCTTTCCCTCATTTGCATTTTATTGTATGGCGATCAGAAGCCGGCAACTGGCGACAGATCGGTACCCGTTTTCATACAAAAAATGGTGTAAAATACCTGCGCCCTTTCAGAAGCTACAGACGACCAATCGAACAGAACTGA
- a CDS encoding TrmH family RNA methyltransferase: MTPERRERLLSVLNKRQPDLTVVLENVFDPHNISAVMRTCDAVGIQEIYVLTNKIPRHKKWGARSSSSAAKWLTVHQFESAEECFTALRKKYKKIYTTHLSSDAVSLHDIDFTESVALVFGNEHAGVSDEIIAMADGNFIIPQMGIIQSLNISVACAVSIYEAMRQKKNAGHYDKQRLDDSTFNTLLDEWGFRADDLDAIKQEEQ; encoded by the coding sequence ATGACTCCCGAACGAAGAGAACGCTTACTATCGGTGTTAAATAAACGACAGCCCGATCTTACAGTTGTACTGGAAAATGTATTTGATCCGCATAATATTTCTGCGGTGATGCGTACTTGTGATGCAGTGGGCATCCAGGAAATTTATGTGTTGACGAATAAAATTCCAAGACATAAAAAATGGGGTGCAAGAAGTTCATCCAGCGCAGCCAAATGGCTAACGGTTCATCAATTTGAAAGTGCCGAAGAATGTTTTACTGCGTTGCGAAAGAAATATAAAAAGATCTACACCACTCATCTCAGCAGCGATGCAGTGAGTTTGCATGATATTGATTTTACAGAAAGTGTTGCATTGGTTTTTGGCAACGAACATGCAGGTGTAAGTGATGAGATCATTGCGATGGCCGATGGCAATTTTATTATTCCACAGATGGGCATTATCCAATCGCTCAATATTTCTGTAGCATGTGCGGTGAGTATTTATGAAGCCATGCGGCAGAAGAAAAATGCCGGTCATTACGATAAGCAACGATTAGATGACAGTACGTTTAACACATTATTGGATGAATGGGGATTTCGGGCCGACGATCTGGATGCTATTAAACAGGAAGAGCAGTAA
- a CDS encoding TlpA disulfide reductase family protein has translation MKRLLFISVLILIITSADAQPIKRWKIDDLLQYADSNDSVLVINFWATFCGPCIAEIPYFHSITSKYKKQNVKLLLVSLDFKEYYPKRIRDFANKRKYTAEIVWLDEEKPDDFCPRIDKNWTGSMPATLFINKKTGYRKFVEAEMKPEDLEREVRLAADVK, from the coding sequence ATGAAGCGACTTCTTTTTATATCGGTTCTTATCCTGATTATTACAAGCGCTGATGCTCAACCCATCAAACGATGGAAGATAGATGACCTGTTGCAATATGCTGATTCAAACGATTCAGTGCTGGTCATTAATTTCTGGGCAACCTTCTGCGGACCATGTATAGCGGAGATTCCATATTTCCACAGCATCACCAGCAAATACAAAAAGCAAAATGTAAAACTGTTATTGGTTAGTCTTGATTTCAAAGAATACTATCCTAAACGCATTCGTGACTTTGCAAACAAACGAAAATATACAGCAGAGATCGTTTGGTTAGATGAAGAAAAACCTGATGATTTTTGTCCACGTATTGATAAGAACTGGACAGGTTCGATGCCAGCCACTTTATTCATAAATAAGAAAACAGGATATCGCAAATTTGTAGAGGCAGAAATGAAACCGGAAGACCTCGAAAGAGAAGTTCGTCTTGCTGCTGACGTAAAATAA
- a CDS encoding SDR family NAD(P)-dependent oxidoreductase codes for MLLKNKNAVIYGAGGSLGGAFARAFADAGAAVYITGHRIEPVQQLANEINAAGGKAFAAEVDAMNEEQVNQYLSGLVADGHSIDVSFNAIGWKDVQNFPLTEMQLADFLQPIKISTQSNFITSTAAGRIMSKQGTGVILSLTATPGGIGYPNTGGFGVACCAIESFSRNLASELGVYGVRVVNIRSGGSPDSKVFKEAIDAGGELVPQFLKKLRDDTMLKKLPLMKDVANTAVFLASNMAATITGCTIDVTAGTTSAINYDVTQIAFLKERNNIA; via the coding sequence ATGTTGCTGAAAAATAAGAATGCTGTTATTTACGGAGCTGGTGGATCGTTAGGTGGTGCTTTTGCACGTGCATTTGCCGATGCTGGTGCAGCAGTATATATAACAGGTCATCGAATTGAACCTGTACAGCAACTTGCCAATGAAATAAATGCTGCAGGCGGGAAAGCATTTGCTGCAGAAGTTGATGCGATGAATGAAGAGCAGGTGAACCAATATTTATCTGGTTTAGTTGCAGATGGTCACAGCATTGATGTTTCATTTAATGCCATTGGCTGGAAAGATGTGCAGAATTTTCCGTTGACTGAAATGCAATTGGCAGATTTTCTACAACCAATCAAGATTTCAACACAATCAAATTTTATTACCTCTACTGCCGCTGGCAGAATCATGTCGAAACAAGGAACAGGTGTAATTCTTTCGTTAACTGCAACGCCCGGTGGCATTGGCTATCCTAATACCGGTGGATTTGGTGTGGCATGTTGTGCGATAGAAAGTTTTTCACGCAACCTGGCATCAGAGCTTGGAGTTTATGGTGTGCGGGTGGTGAATATCCGTTCTGGTGGTTCTCCTGATTCGAAAGTATTCAAGGAAGCTATTGATGCAGGCGGTGAACTGGTTCCACAATTTTTAAAAAAGCTGAGAGATGATACAATGTTGAAAAAACTGCCCTTGATGAAAGATGTTGCGAATACGGCTGTGTTCCTGGCGTCGAATATGGCAGCTACTATCACCGGTTGCACAATTGATGTAACGGCGGGCACAACGTCAGCTATCAATTATGATGTAACGCAAATAGCATTTCTGAAAGAGAGAAACAACATTGCATAA
- a CDS encoding redoxin family protein: protein MKKILLSLTVLVALVAFTALPDELTIGAAIPNATKKMKDISGKEYSFADVKKKNGLLVVFSCNTCPWVIKNQQVAAEGFGYALGKEVGVIVLNSNETSRGSDDSQERMKEYAKAQGYKYPYVMDDNSAMADAFGARVTPECYLFDKDMKLVYHGAITDNPKTPSASTRDHLKVAIDEMVGGKDVSMKTSKAMGCGIKRKS from the coding sequence GCTGGTTGCACTTGTTGCCTTTACGGCATTACCCGATGAGCTGACCATTGGAGCTGCTATTCCCAACGCAACAAAAAAGATGAAAGATATTTCCGGTAAGGAATATTCTTTTGCTGATGTAAAGAAAAAGAATGGATTGCTGGTTGTATTTAGTTGTAATACATGTCCGTGGGTAATAAAAAATCAGCAGGTAGCAGCTGAGGGATTTGGTTATGCACTGGGCAAAGAAGTTGGTGTGATTGTTTTAAATTCTAATGAAACATCACGTGGCAGCGACGACTCGCAGGAACGTATGAAAGAATATGCGAAAGCACAAGGGTATAAATATCCTTATGTAATGGATGATAACAGTGCAATGGCCGATGCATTTGGTGCACGTGTTACACCTGAATGTTATTTGTTTGATAAGGATATGAAACTGGTTTATCATGGAGCAATTACTGATAATCCAAAAACACCATCAGCAAGTACACGGGATCATTTAAAAGTAGCGATCGATGAAATGGTGGGAGGAAAAGATGTGAGCATGAAAACATCAAAAGCAATGGGCTGCGGTATTAAACGTAAATCATAA